A portion of the uncultured Draconibacterium sp. genome contains these proteins:
- a CDS encoding IS4 family transposase — translation MNQGKYIFAQLTDFLPRRVFDRIVSKHSGNKYVRTFTCWNQMLCMVFGQLTSRDSMRDLLLSLEAHKSKYYHLGFSSTVTRRNLGKANEKRSYKIFEDFAYVLIKEARKSCYRSDFEVNVDGNVYAFDSSTIDLCLSVFWWAEFRKTKGGIKLHTLYDVKTSIPAFLYISNAKMHDVNALDLISYEPGSFYVIDKAYIDFKRLYRLHPQRAFFVTRAKDNMRFKRMYSNPVDKATGVKYDQIGKLETYYPSRDYPEKLRRVKYYDCESDKELIFLTNNMELKPTEIAYLYKKRWEVELFFKWMKQHLKIKSFWGTTLNAVKIQMYCAIIAYCLVAIIGNRLKVDRSIYEILQILSISLLDKTPIRDVLTKYDYKNVKELKNKQLIISGF, via the coding sequence ATGAACCAAGGCAAATATATCTTCGCACAACTTACAGATTTTTTACCCAGACGTGTATTCGATAGAATTGTCAGTAAACACAGCGGGAATAAGTATGTAAGAACTTTTACATGTTGGAATCAAATGCTATGTATGGTATTTGGACAGCTAACTTCAAGAGACAGTATGAGAGATTTACTCTTAAGTCTCGAAGCTCATAAATCCAAATATTATCATCTCGGATTTAGTTCAACAGTAACCCGGAGAAACCTTGGCAAAGCCAATGAAAAACGTAGCTATAAAATCTTTGAAGATTTTGCTTATGTTCTCATAAAGGAAGCACGCAAAAGCTGCTACAGGTCGGACTTTGAAGTCAACGTTGACGGCAATGTTTATGCATTTGATTCATCAACAATAGATCTTTGTCTTAGCGTATTTTGGTGGGCTGAGTTTCGGAAAACAAAAGGTGGCATAAAACTGCACACTTTGTATGATGTTAAAACATCAATACCTGCGTTTCTATACATCTCAAATGCCAAAATGCACGATGTCAATGCACTTGATTTAATCTCATATGAGCCCGGAAGCTTTTATGTGATCGACAAAGCTTACATTGATTTTAAAAGACTGTATCGTCTTCACCCGCAGCGGGCTTTCTTTGTTACACGGGCAAAAGATAACATGCGATTTAAACGGATGTATTCAAACCCAGTTGACAAAGCAACCGGAGTTAAATATGATCAAATCGGCAAGCTGGAAACTTACTACCCAAGTAGAGATTATCCCGAAAAGCTTCGGAGAGTAAAATACTATGATTGTGAATCAGATAAGGAATTAATTTTCCTTACTAACAATATGGAACTTAAACCTACCGAAATAGCTTATCTGTATAAGAAGCGTTGGGAAGTAGAACTGTTTTTCAAGTGGATGAAACAGCATCTGAAGATAAAATCCTTTTGGGGAACAACCCTCAATGCTGTAAAAATCCAAATGTATTGTGCGATCATCGCATACTGTCTTGTTGCCATAATTGGTAACAGATTGAAAGTTGACCGCTCAATCTACGAAATCCTACAAATCCTTAGCATATCTCTACTCGACAAAACTCCTATAAGAGACGTGCTTACGAAATACGATTACAAAAATGTCAAAGAACTAAAAAATAAACAATTAATAATCAGCGGGTTTTAA
- a CDS encoding RNA polymerase sigma-70 factor, with protein MIRLESDKDIKELLKSIALKGDERAFKLLFDKYSTSLYQFSFSFLKNKSLTEEVVSDVFFRVWLNRSELINILNLKSYLFKATYNTSISYLTQQNKKSAISLEEVEVELGVDLICPETELINKELKELISEAIENLPPRCKIIYKMAKVEQMKYKEIAELLDISVKTINHQLSIALKRIGEVIKKYLQDQGDNGEFMILFQLFLPKR; from the coding sequence ATGATTAGGTTGGAGAGTGATAAAGATATAAAAGAACTATTAAAGAGTATTGCGTTAAAGGGGGATGAACGGGCTTTCAAATTGCTTTTTGACAAATATTCTACTAGTCTTTATCAATTTTCATTTTCGTTTTTAAAAAATAAATCGTTGACCGAAGAGGTAGTCTCTGATGTGTTTTTTAGGGTTTGGTTAAACCGAAGTGAGTTGATAAATATCTTAAATCTAAAGTCGTATCTTTTTAAAGCAACATACAATACATCTATAAGTTACCTTACTCAACAAAATAAAAAAAGTGCCATCTCACTTGAAGAGGTAGAAGTTGAATTAGGCGTTGATTTGATCTGTCCAGAGACTGAATTGATTAATAAAGAACTAAAAGAACTGATAAGTGAGGCTATCGAGAATTTACCGCCGCGTTGCAAAATAATTTATAAAATGGCAAAGGTTGAGCAAATGAAGTATAAGGAAATTGCTGAACTTCTTGATATATCCGTAAAAACGATTAACCATCAACTTTCAATTGCATTAAAAAGAATCGGAGAGGTTATAAAAAAGTATCTTCAGGATCAAGGGGACAATGGCGAATTTATGATTCTGTTCCAGCTTTTTCTTCCTAAAAGATAG
- a CDS encoding FecR domain-containing protein, translating to MKSYKFWESVSRKIAGEATGKDHANVQEWMEEEYNENVYERLVQIWKFNPIQTQDTSNIYRKVQYRKKQYGNNNVVSLFKYYGLRISAILIFLVFSTFVVHYFYATSNNSVIYQEISVSKGSRSYFNLSDGTKVWLSNNSTIRFPSSFTGKTRELEIEGEAYFEVAHNRQKPFIVNLGENRIKVLGTKFSVIAYPNDKIVRTDLIEGEIQFDIAKVSGDFESFILKPSHSLIFDKTSGKLYEDKVPDGFYDYWQKGIYEFRNETLEDLAVKIDRIYNTQIVFEDESLKKKRFSGTISIDDNIFTFIEAVKSISIDPITYRYTENKLYINTKE from the coding sequence ATGAAAAGCTACAAGTTTTGGGAGAGCGTAAGCAGAAAAATTGCCGGAGAAGCAACCGGAAAGGATCATGCTAATGTACAGGAATGGATGGAGGAGGAATACAATGAGAATGTTTATGAAAGACTGGTGCAAATTTGGAAATTTAACCCGATACAGACTCAAGATACTTCCAATATTTATAGAAAAGTACAATATCGAAAAAAGCAATACGGAAACAACAATGTTGTAAGCCTTTTTAAATATTATGGATTGCGTATTTCTGCCATTTTAATTTTCTTGGTTTTTTCGACTTTTGTAGTACACTATTTTTATGCAACCTCAAATAATTCGGTAATATATCAGGAGATCTCAGTTTCAAAAGGTAGTCGTTCCTATTTTAATTTATCAGATGGAACTAAGGTATGGTTATCTAATAATTCGACCATTAGATTCCCATCATCATTTACAGGGAAGACACGTGAACTGGAAATAGAAGGAGAAGCTTATTTTGAAGTGGCTCATAATCGACAAAAACCGTTTATTGTAAATCTTGGAGAAAACAGAATAAAAGTTCTGGGAACAAAGTTTTCGGTAATTGCCTACCCAAATGATAAAATTGTTAGGACTGATCTAATTGAGGGGGAAATTCAATTCGATATTGCTAAAGTGAGTGGCGATTTTGAATCATTTATATTGAAACCATCACATAGTTTGATTTTTGATAAAACTTCAGGTAAATTATATGAAGATAAGGTCCCCGATGGTTTTTACGATTATTGGCAGAAAGGAATTTACGAGTTTAGAAATGAAACACTGGAAGATTTGGCTGTAAAAATCGACCGTATTTACAATACCCAAATAGTCTTTGAAGATGAAAGTCTCAAAAAGAAGCGCTTCAGTGGAACGATAAGCATCGACGACAATATTTTTACTTTCATTGAAGCGGTGAAAAGTATTTCTATTGATCCCATTACATATCGTTACACAGAAAATAAACTATATATAAACACTAAAGAATAA
- a CDS encoding TonB-dependent receptor, which translates to MAKLTTLFLLISFMQISAKVYSQSGKLDLEIKNATIREVFEEIEDNSKYRFFYDDDQTDLNREVTVKVKNNEISKVLTIVLDETNLTWEVKDNLILIQSKDGVIRNETDVQQKVITGKVSDDNGEPLPGVTVMVKGTSKGTVSSFDGTFSLASVLDGDVLVFSFIGMRTQEIRYANQMSFDVVMLVDAIGLEEVVAIGYGTQKKANLTGSTSIVESEDLIKRPVVRGESLLQGRVAGLNIEQNSGQPGDEGFTVRLRGIGSFGNSSPFVLVDGIESSLSQINPADIENITVLKDAASAAIYGSRAANGVILVTTKRGRKEQAITEATVEIGVQNATRLPDYIYNSVEYMQMWNKGAEHSDISTRYPQEMIDAYRNAAPGDPRYPNYNWLDKMYNPALRQNYQLSFSGGGKKNTYFVNLGYVNQDGIIDGYGLKQYSGRFNLDIELNDYINVGTNTGIIYKDTEEPYAESQTEMILYINTMPPTMSPYLSDGTGRFPSRDIPEIWRNRNPQMVLDNAGGTNYDQYIITPQAYINIEPFKGLSWKTTGAWRYDLTRKLHTMYPTDGYVFTTNKFYSEFETYTEGVYRNNWWSSNLYLNSVINYETTIGESHNLSAVLGYEQQTMNYETMYIHRPEYSSVTTTDIDAGNSEDQSVSGFTSQWALQSYFGRIAYDYKGKYLVEGNIRYDGTSKIAAANRWDLFPSMSLGWRISDESFMESLGWIDNLKMRASAGQLGNQNSLSDYPYQRTLSYVNYPINGSLQSGVVGNDMGNDNLVWEVLTSYNVGLDYSMQKGLFGFELDVYKRITENGISTAQIPASVGKNAPQDNYKEMENTGIEIMLKHSNKIGEFRYDVSAIFDKYNNKITKIRDDYWGLRSEVEGHPLGEWWLLDWTGIYQNQSEIDNLPMYEPFRSQTKPGDLIFRDTNGDGEITVEPETGDKVFMAGRHPKFSYSFNLNMEWKNFDMSAFFQGIAGKKIWSRYYGWDPFAQGGPPTTMWRNAWDGEGSTNSMPALYNWSGYSYKPIDGQTNDFFLHDASYFRLKNLQIGYNLPAAVCKKIGISRLRTYISGDNLFTISEYEGDPERGTSSSHYSVYPQLKTYSLGLNLTF; encoded by the coding sequence ATGGCAAAGCTAACTACTTTATTTCTCCTAATCAGTTTTATGCAAATTTCTGCGAAGGTATATTCTCAGTCAGGAAAACTTGATTTGGAAATAAAGAATGCAACTATTAGAGAAGTATTTGAAGAAATAGAAGACAATAGCAAGTACCGTTTCTTTTACGATGACGATCAGACAGACCTAAACCGTGAAGTAACCGTTAAGGTAAAGAACAACGAAATTTCTAAAGTTTTAACAATAGTGTTGGATGAAACTAATTTAACTTGGGAGGTAAAAGATAATTTAATTCTCATTCAATCAAAAGATGGTGTTATTAGAAATGAAACCGATGTTCAACAAAAAGTTATTACGGGGAAGGTTTCTGATGACAATGGTGAGCCTCTACCTGGTGTTACTGTAATGGTGAAAGGGACATCAAAAGGTACAGTAAGCTCATTTGATGGTACCTTTAGCTTAGCTAGCGTGTTGGATGGTGATGTATTAGTGTTTTCATTTATTGGAATGCGCACCCAGGAAATTAGATATGCAAATCAAATGTCATTCGATGTTGTGATGTTGGTTGATGCCATTGGGCTTGAGGAAGTAGTCGCAATTGGTTACGGTACACAGAAAAAAGCAAACCTAACTGGTTCTACATCAATTGTAGAGTCGGAAGATTTAATTAAAAGACCTGTTGTAAGAGGTGAATCTTTATTACAGGGGCGCGTAGCTGGTTTAAATATTGAGCAAAATTCAGGCCAGCCGGGTGACGAAGGATTTACCGTGCGATTACGCGGTATTGGAAGTTTTGGTAACTCATCACCTTTTGTTCTAGTTGATGGTATTGAAAGTAGTTTAAGTCAGATAAATCCCGCAGATATTGAAAATATTACCGTTCTAAAAGATGCTGCGTCTGCTGCTATTTATGGTTCAAGGGCTGCAAATGGGGTAATCTTGGTTACTACAAAAAGAGGAAGAAAGGAGCAGGCAATAACTGAAGCCACTGTTGAAATTGGCGTTCAGAATGCGACCAGGTTACCAGATTATATCTATAATTCGGTAGAATACATGCAAATGTGGAATAAAGGTGCAGAGCACTCTGATATTTCAACGCGTTATCCTCAGGAGATGATTGATGCCTATCGGAATGCCGCTCCTGGTGATCCTCGCTATCCCAATTATAATTGGTTAGATAAAATGTATAATCCGGCATTACGCCAAAATTATCAGTTGTCGTTTAGCGGAGGTGGTAAAAAAAATACCTATTTCGTAAATCTTGGTTATGTAAATCAGGATGGGATTATTGATGGCTACGGTTTAAAACAATATTCCGGACGATTTAATCTTGACATTGAGTTAAACGATTACATAAATGTTGGGACAAATACTGGAATAATTTATAAAGATACAGAGGAACCTTATGCAGAGTCGCAAACTGAAATGATATTGTATATCAATACCATGCCTCCAACAATGAGTCCTTATTTATCGGATGGCACAGGTAGGTTCCCTTCTCGGGATATACCCGAAATTTGGCGTAACCGTAATCCACAAATGGTATTGGATAATGCTGGCGGAACAAATTACGACCAATACATTATTACACCACAGGCCTATATAAACATTGAACCTTTTAAAGGACTTTCCTGGAAAACAACGGGTGCATGGCGCTACGACCTTACACGTAAACTACATACGATGTATCCAACTGATGGGTATGTGTTTACAACAAACAAATTCTATAGTGAATTTGAAACCTATACAGAAGGAGTATATCGTAACAACTGGTGGAGTTCAAATTTATACCTTAATTCTGTTATAAATTACGAAACAACTATCGGAGAGTCTCACAATTTAAGTGCTGTTTTAGGGTATGAACAACAAACCATGAATTATGAGACCATGTACATTCATCGTCCTGAATATTCTAGTGTAACAACAACAGATATTGACGCAGGTAACTCAGAAGACCAATCGGTTTCAGGATTTACTTCACAGTGGGCTTTACAATCTTATTTCGGTAGAATAGCCTACGATTATAAAGGGAAATATTTGGTAGAAGGTAATATTCGTTATGATGGAACTTCTAAAATTGCTGCGGCGAACCGGTGGGATTTATTTCCAAGTATGTCTTTGGGATGGAGAATTTCCGATGAATCCTTTATGGAATCTTTAGGGTGGATTGATAATTTGAAAATGAGGGCATCAGCAGGTCAGCTTGGAAATCAGAACAGTCTTAGTGATTATCCTTATCAAAGAACTCTTTCCTATGTAAATTATCCAATTAATGGTTCATTGCAATCGGGAGTAGTTGGCAACGATATGGGGAATGATAACCTTGTATGGGAAGTATTAACAAGCTACAACGTAGGTTTGGATTACTCAATGCAAAAAGGATTGTTTGGTTTCGAATTGGATGTATACAAACGTATTACTGAGAATGGCATTAGTACAGCCCAAATTCCTGCTAGTGTTGGTAAGAATGCTCCACAAGATAATTACAAGGAGATGGAGAACACGGGTATTGAAATCATGCTAAAACATTCCAACAAAATTGGAGAGTTTAGATACGACGTATCGGCAATTTTCGACAAGTATAATAATAAGATTACAAAAATTCGTGATGATTACTGGGGATTACGAAGCGAAGTTGAAGGACATCCTCTGGGAGAATGGTGGTTGCTCGACTGGACTGGAATATACCAGAATCAGAGTGAAATTGATAATCTTCCAATGTACGAACCATTTCGCTCACAAACAAAACCAGGTGATTTAATATTCAGGGACACAAATGGTGATGGAGAGATTACGGTGGAACCTGAAACTGGTGATAAAGTGTTTATGGCGGGAAGGCACCCAAAATTCTCATATTCTTTTAACCTGAATATGGAATGGAAAAACTTTGACATGAGTGCCTTTTTCCAGGGAATTGCCGGAAAGAAAATATGGTCGCGTTATTATGGCTGGGATCCGTTTGCACAAGGAGGGCCTCCAACAACTATGTGGCGTAATGCCTGGGACGGAGAAGGTTCCACCAACTCAATGCCTGCATTGTATAACTGGAGTGGTTATAGTTATAAGCCAATTGATGGACAAACAAATGATTTCTTTTTACACGATGCGTCATATTTCAGGTTAAAAAACTTGCAAATTGGTTACAACCTGCCAGCTGCTGTTTGTAAAAAGATAGGGATAAGCAGGCTTCGAACCTATATTAGTGGGGATAATCTCTTTACGATATCAGAATATGAAGGCGATCCTGAAAGGGGAACATCTAGCTCTCATTATTCGGTTTATCCACAACTTAAAACATATTCTTTAGGACTTAACCTCACCTTTTAA
- a CDS encoding RagB/SusD family nutrient uptake outer membrane protein, with amino-acid sequence MKNRYIYSLLFLLIIISSCDDILEKAPNYKPTAEGYFVSEDAAQEARIGLYSTNANQAYFKDYVFMWDGMTDQLYDQYNWGQELSVARGAFDASIGGIVSGFYNDAYRVIATINDLIANVEGMDEGLFVNLPKEQYIAEARFFKAYYYFYLTEIYGGVPLYKTALTSVEDSKVEQTSKSEIVDYILDELDLAIKSLPVGQYDGYVKKGAAQMLKVKILLHNQQWQEAAQVAGEVIASGIYDLHPDYTEIFIKKGQVGNREIMFASEFQYPDFSHSLSRYLVHSAAAVPRVEFVNSYLMKDGHTVAESPLESSDYQNRDPRLYMTVRLPDDVWHYDNGSEVAFEPTLSGFYTKKFLDEDINDNNSLHQGGTSEQSIVHLRYADLLLMYAEAKYRLGELDQSIVDETINKIRERCGMASTDITSFSDSEKFDLIKYERSVELAFERHHYFDLKRWGILGETLVNLNDPNGLSMNWEEHFSLWPFSTSELILNPNLVQNPGYN; translated from the coding sequence ATGAAAAATAGATATATATATAGTTTATTATTCCTACTAATAATCATCAGTTCATGTGATGATATATTAGAAAAAGCTCCTAATTATAAGCCTACAGCTGAAGGCTATTTTGTTTCGGAAGACGCTGCCCAGGAAGCAAGAATAGGATTGTATAGTACAAATGCAAACCAGGCTTACTTTAAAGACTACGTTTTTATGTGGGATGGTATGACAGATCAATTGTATGACCAATACAATTGGGGACAAGAGTTGTCAGTAGCAAGGGGCGCTTTTGATGCTTCTATTGGAGGTATTGTAAGTGGCTTCTATAATGATGCATATCGCGTAATTGCGACAATAAATGATTTAATTGCAAATGTTGAGGGAATGGATGAAGGTCTGTTTGTGAATCTTCCTAAAGAACAATACATCGCTGAGGCCCGTTTCTTCAAAGCTTACTACTATTTCTATTTAACAGAAATTTATGGAGGTGTTCCACTATATAAAACAGCTTTAACTTCAGTAGAAGATTCGAAGGTTGAACAAACATCAAAAAGCGAGATTGTTGATTATATTCTTGATGAATTAGACCTTGCAATTAAAAGCTTGCCTGTTGGGCAATACGATGGATATGTGAAAAAAGGAGCTGCACAAATGTTGAAAGTGAAAATTTTATTGCATAATCAACAATGGCAAGAAGCGGCGCAAGTTGCCGGTGAGGTTATCGCTTCCGGTATATACGATTTACATCCAGATTATACAGAAATCTTTATAAAAAAGGGACAAGTTGGAAACAGGGAGATAATGTTTGCTTCCGAATTTCAATATCCTGACTTTTCACATAGTCTGTCGAGATATCTTGTACATTCTGCAGCTGCAGTTCCAAGAGTTGAGTTCGTAAACTCATATTTAATGAAAGATGGACATACAGTTGCTGAATCACCACTGGAGTCTTCTGATTACCAAAACAGGGATCCTCGATTATACATGACTGTTCGTTTACCTGATGATGTTTGGCATTATGATAATGGTTCAGAGGTTGCCTTTGAACCTACATTATCTGGATTTTATACCAAGAAGTTCTTAGACGAAGACATAAATGACAATAATTCTCTACACCAAGGAGGAACCAGCGAACAAAGTATAGTTCACCTTCGCTATGCTGATTTGCTTTTGATGTATGCTGAAGCAAAATATCGTTTGGGAGAACTTGACCAAAGTATCGTTGATGAAACGATAAATAAAATAAGAGAACGTTGTGGTATGGCTTCAACCGATATTACTTCTTTTTCTGATTCCGAGAAATTTGATCTAATCAAGTACGAAAGAAGCGTAGAGTTAGCATTTGAGAGACACCATTATTTTGATCTTAAAAGATGGGGCATACTTGGAGAAACGCTTGTTAATCTCAACGATCCAAATGGCTTGTCCATGAATTGGGAAGAGCATTTTAGTTTATGGCCATTTTCAACTTCAGAGTTAATCTTAAATCCAAACCTGGTTCAAAACCCTGGTTATAATTAA
- a CDS encoding LamG domain-containing protein produces the protein MKLKYYIIALLLLGFSWSCSEDDDTYAPEKPTTGTVFTVAVGVDSETVTALGGEDAVRAMLYTNYDLLSDYFGKSGDFNEMHFYMDDFYVFDGSSKEQVEQAHPNQDISFIINGNIKDDDIADGFYRSNNAVHLSTQTCSMSSLFAQSGLSYFAYAMALGRGAIDLSAADVPITNNPIAGREYVAAASAMNIANTTGSWDDLSVKLINRSGTGQAVDLASILPTNVDLTIKNLAGVIIPDVNISVYPIRWGSGTVMSEPIFEGITDSNGKVSLDNPYSVPSSIKNENEDYFSNLFVKIEKFNVENYFFIPISDALLNGLDDGGMVYDLDYMFDLTTLEDMRVTRFTFDDESDLMSNGAEIGVTSNVVYTSDAKIGSGAVQFDGAQHLILDKMTEVNGGKDYSVSYWFKTSTNNDSENAFWTMSRWTGDITNDPWLPGGLTFRFTTSDVNYDVGWEGGSWGDALVTDGIWHHLVTTVEYTSEDHADISMFIDGLKVATGNNSIIKPTWGQYWEEWTGQAPVDDFVIKIGYSNTNDDAALPFNGVIDDVQVFNQALDNNWVFELYNQQ, from the coding sequence ATGAAACTAAAATATTATATAATAGCATTACTTCTTTTAGGCTTTAGTTGGTCTTGTTCGGAAGATGATGATACCTATGCGCCTGAAAAACCAACTACAGGAACAGTATTTACGGTTGCAGTTGGAGTAGATAGTGAAACTGTTACAGCTCTGGGCGGCGAAGATGCAGTAAGAGCTATGTTGTACACAAATTATGATTTGCTAAGTGATTATTTTGGGAAATCGGGCGATTTTAACGAAATGCACTTTTATATGGATGACTTTTATGTGTTTGATGGAAGTTCTAAAGAACAAGTCGAACAGGCGCATCCTAATCAGGATATTTCGTTTATAATCAATGGAAATATTAAAGATGACGATATCGCCGATGGTTTTTATCGTTCAAATAACGCAGTTCATTTATCTACCCAAACTTGCAGCATGAGTAGCTTATTTGCTCAATCAGGCTTAAGTTATTTTGCATATGCAATGGCGTTAGGACGTGGAGCTATTGATTTGTCAGCTGCCGATGTGCCTATTACAAATAATCCAATTGCAGGTAGGGAATATGTTGCAGCTGCATCTGCAATGAATATTGCAAATACGACCGGGAGTTGGGATGATTTATCTGTGAAATTAATTAATCGTTCCGGCACAGGGCAGGCAGTTGATTTAGCGAGTATTCTTCCAACAAATGTTGATTTAACCATAAAGAACCTTGCCGGAGTAATTATCCCGGATGTAAATATCAGTGTTTATCCAATTCGTTGGGGAAGTGGCACAGTTATGTCTGAGCCAATTTTTGAAGGAATAACGGATAGTAACGGAAAAGTTTCCCTTGATAATCCATATTCTGTTCCTTCTTCAATAAAGAATGAAAACGAAGATTATTTCTCAAACCTTTTTGTTAAGATAGAGAAATTCAATGTAGAGAACTATTTCTTTATCCCAATTTCGGATGCCTTGTTGAATGGGTTGGACGATGGCGGAATGGTTTATGACTTGGATTACATGTTTGATCTTACTACACTTGAAGATATGCGTGTAACACGTTTTACATTTGATGATGAAAGTGATTTGATGTCAAATGGAGCCGAGATTGGAGTAACATCAAATGTTGTATATACTAGTGATGCTAAAATTGGTAGCGGTGCAGTACAGTTTGATGGGGCACAACATCTTATACTTGATAAGATGACAGAAGTTAATGGAGGTAAAGATTATTCTGTTTCGTATTGGTTTAAAACCAGTACAAATAACGATTCTGAAAATGCATTTTGGACAATGAGCCGCTGGACAGGCGATATTACAAACGACCCATGGTTACCGGGAGGTTTAACTTTCAGGTTTACTACCAGCGATGTAAATTATGATGTTGGCTGGGAAGGTGGCTCTTGGGGAGATGCTTTGGTTACTGACGGTATATGGCATCATTTAGTTACAACTGTAGAGTATACTTCAGAAGACCACGCTGATATTAGCATGTTTATTGATGGATTGAAAGTGGCAACTGGAAATAACAGCATTATTAAACCTACTTGGGGGCAATACTGGGAGGAATGGACTGGACAAGCGCCTGTAGATGACTTTGTAATCAAAATTGGATATAGCAATACCAACGATGATGCAGCTCTTCCTTTTAACGGAGTTATTGACGATGTTCAGGTGTTTAATCAGGCATTAGATAATAACTGGGTTTTCGAATTATATAATCAACAATAG
- a CDS encoding trehalase family glycosidase, with amino-acid sequence MEKIASCILGTILFTCLLLSCNTSPDKKMKSQICNVTQDDVDTTLLRQTFNELSERFDNLRPQVIKDPNGYLKHPYLIPAGFYNQLWDWDAFFMANHFISRGKPEYMKYWALTFIENIDEEGYVSGGMTTKGQRKVFGKFAMKPFLSQGIYHYSESVGDYSWVEPYYEKIVSILEYRKKTQYNKEFGLYFWEIAMQSGADNNPAMNYFKEDSRSFVCADASAFQYGELLAQSVIARELGKIEDAEIFKKAAEELKSNINKFLWNNEDKVYYNLDSDSKRQYRRVSYSSFVPLMYNIAPLEQGSETIDNHLINTDCMKAQYGFRSLSAKDVDYNNKNIIVPFSNWQGPVWPIANYIYSIALKNYGYDKEVVWLAQTLGNLLVDDIKEWGIMHENYHADTGLPLAPSSEHVDENGKFIGFISWNLCIQNVMEGVLEDKWMLLEIRE; translated from the coding sequence ATGGAAAAAATCGCTAGTTGTATTTTGGGAACAATTCTATTTACCTGTTTATTGTTATCATGTAATACCAGTCCTGATAAAAAAATGAAGTCCCAGATATGTAATGTAACGCAAGATGATGTCGATACGACATTGTTGAGGCAAACTTTTAATGAATTATCGGAGCGATTCGATAATTTACGCCCACAAGTTATCAAAGATCCCAATGGATACTTGAAGCACCCTTATTTAATTCCTGCAGGCTTTTATAACCAGCTTTGGGATTGGGATGCCTTTTTTATGGCAAATCATTTTATTAGTCGTGGAAAACCTGAGTATATGAAATACTGGGCATTGACCTTTATAGAAAATATTGATGAAGAGGGATATGTGTCTGGAGGAATGACCACAAAAGGACAGCGAAAAGTATTTGGGAAATTTGCAATGAAACCTTTTTTATCGCAAGGCATTTACCATTACTCCGAATCAGTTGGTGACTATTCATGGGTTGAGCCTTATTATGAAAAGATCGTTAGTATACTGGAGTATCGGAAGAAAACTCAGTATAACAAAGAGTTTGGATTATATTTCTGGGAAATTGCCATGCAAAGTGGAGCAGACAATAATCCTGCAATGAATTATTTTAAGGAAGATAGCCGCTCCTTTGTATGTGCAGACGCCAGTGCTTTTCAGTATGGGGAATTGTTAGCTCAGTCTGTTATTGCCAGAGAATTAGGGAAAATAGAAGATGCTGAGATTTTTAAAAAAGCTGCTGAAGAGCTAAAGTCTAATATCAATAAATTCCTATGGAACAATGAAGACAAGGTTTATTACAATTTAGACAGCGACAGCAAACGCCAATATAGAAGAGTTAGCTATTCGAGTTTTGTTCCTTTAATGTATAATATTGCCCCTTTGGAACAAGGGAGTGAAACCATTGATAACCATTTAATTAACACTGATTGTATGAAAGCTCAATATGGTTTCCGTTCGCTGTCAGCAAAGGATGTAGATTATAATAATAAAAATATAATCGTTCCATTTTCTAACTGGCAAGGACCTGTATGGCCAATTGCCAACTATATCTATTCAATTGCCTTAAAAAATTACGGTTACGATAAAGAGGTTGTTTGGTTAGCTCAAACATTGGGTAATTTACTAGTAGACGACATAAAAGAATGGGGAATAATGCATGAAAATTATCATGCTGATACCGGTCTCCCATTGGCTCCTTCGTCTGAGCACGTTGATGAAAACGGAAAGTTTATTGGTTTCATTAGTTGGAATCTTTGTATCCAAAATGTAATGGAAGGGGTTTTGGAGGATAAGTGGATGCTTTTGGAAATAAGGGAATAG